A stretch of the Bacteroidales bacterium genome encodes the following:
- a CDS encoding OmpH family outer membrane protein: protein MKVLIRLSAVVFLLTVVMGTTSAQKLKFGHTNSQKLIDEMPETKKAKEELEALTAKYTTRFQEMQTEYQKKATEFSENEQLADASPEKWDDLTKEDKYSEIMGLQQRLQTYEASVQQKINDKQIELLTPISEKVQKAIKEVAEAGEYIYIFDESTLLYFSKTQSIDVTDEIKKKLAATE from the coding sequence ATGAAAGTTTTAATAAGATTAAGTGCAGTAGTATTTTTGTTGACAGTTGTTATGGGAACAACATCAGCACAAAAATTAAAATTCGGACATACAAATTCTCAAAAATTAATTGACGAAATGCCCGAAACTAAAAAAGCAAAAGAAGAATTAGAAGCTTTAACAGCAAAATACACAACTCGTTTTCAAGAAATGCAAACCGAATACCAGAAAAAAGCAACTGAATTCTCTGAAAATGAACAATTAGCTGATGCAAGCCCCGAAAAATGGGATGATCTTACAAAAGAAGATAAATACAGTGAAATTATGGGACTTCAACAAAGACTTCAAACTTATGAAGCTAGCGTTCAGCAAAAAATAAATGATAAACAAATTGAATTGTTGACACCAATAAGCGAGAAAGTTCAAAAAGCAATAAAAGAAGTTGCCGAAGCAGGAGAATACATCTATATTTTTGATGAATCTACCTTATTGTATTTCTCAAAAACACAAAGTATTGATGTTACCGATGAAATTAAGAAAAAATTAGCAGCAACTGAATAA
- a CDS encoding OmpH family outer membrane protein, translating to MKKSIVSLLLIGLFSLPTFAQKNAYVDTEYILSKIPAYENAQAKLDALSEGWKKDIENKYKEVEQKYKEYQTEAPLLSSEMKKQREDEIIKLENEANKLKDKYFGNEGELYNKRQELVKPIQDEVYNAIKEIATEGNYGFIFDKAADMSLIYTDPKFDISDDILKKLGYN from the coding sequence ATTGTTAATCGGACTATTCTCACTGCCTACTTTTGCTCAAAAAAATGCTTACGTAGATACAGAATACATTTTAAGTAAAATTCCTGCTTATGAAAATGCACAAGCTAAATTAGATGCTCTTTCAGAAGGCTGGAAAAAAGATATTGAAAATAAATATAAAGAAGTTGAACAAAAATACAAAGAATATCAAACCGAAGCACCGCTTTTATCTTCCGAAATGAAAAAACAAAGAGAAGATGAAATAATAAAATTGGAAAACGAAGCAAACAAGCTGAAAGATAAATATTTTGGTAATGAAGGCGAACTGTATAACAAAAGGCAAGAACTTGTAAAACCCATTCAAGACGAAGTTTACAACGCCATAAAAGAAATTGCAACAGAAGGCAATTACGGTTTTATTTTCGACAAAGCCGCTGATATGTCATTAATTTATACCGATCCGAAATTTGACATCAGCGACGATATTTTGAAAAAACTCGGATATAATTAA